The Tenebrio molitor chromosome 5, icTenMoli1.1, whole genome shotgun sequence genome has a segment encoding these proteins:
- the LOC138131381 gene encoding inter-alpha-trypsin inhibitor heavy chain H4-like isoform X2 — MKCVCLTLLFICEIALSIATTDSSSLVVSTTESVKDKENGETDDNPRVNPQIYSMQIESNVSNRYATTLITSKVRNLKKSAAETTFSVILPENAFISEFEMEIDGKVYKAYVKEKEEAKKIYQQAVSSGQSAAHVELSARDSKTFTVSVNIEPESKTIFRLTYEELLQRQIGMYELIINIHPGQTVDDLGVQVNINETKPLTFVKTPSLRTGNEIRKNDDKLDPSAKIKTINSTSAVVKFNPDVSEQKMFAQHLGSEKENGLAGQFVVQYDVERDPAGGEVLVRDGYFVHFFAPSDLKPLQKHVVFVLDHSGSMGGNKIDQLIEAMQNILSELKPNDIFHIIRFANGASVWNITKNKFSRVDLLTSSYGQLEPYLRETKLPEAVEATNENIEKAKNIIKDKSDLGMTNIIAGLEIGLYLIKRSQENLPNKYQPMIIFLTDGLPNVGMRSGDQITQTVTKLNSGKKRSSIFSLSFGAGADKDFLRKLSSQNLGFSRHIYEAADASLQLQDFYKQISSPLLSDINFKYVDGVSDVTKTHYPILFNGSELVVAGRTSNKSDILLTVTSICTTGRIQFNASRSEPVTSIERLWAYLTVRQILKERETTENKTELTKKALDLALKYSFVTPVSSLVVVKPNRTDSANTQNVDESKLDSQGSRMLGSGAMPVSGYSARSSYNYNPRSYNMGPSSTHLRTPSLAQSFGFPGYPAPRFSPQSFVPYTTARAPLFKTTISPSSENSTVPKWLEQIKIKNENITTPQGTFKLGQSGDVTAHPECSKTPLNGTGECTLLHDCPEVFSMLTDINIYLQYFCPLDEYAGVCCPKKNKSRPVP; from the exons ATGAAGTGCGTTTGTCTAACTTTATTGTTTATATGTGAAATAGCATTATCGATTGCCACCACCGATAGCAGCAGTTTGGTGGTATCAACGACTGAATCTGTAAAAGATAAAGAAAATGGAGAAACTGATGAT AACCCTCGGGTTAATCCTCAAATCTACTCAATGCAAATTGAATCTAATGTCAGTAATCGTTACGCGACCACACTTATAACTAGCAAAGTaagaaatttaaagaaaagtgCGGCAGAAACAACGTTTTCTGTAATCTTACCCGAAAATGCATTTATATCGGAATTTGAGATGGAAATCGATGGAAAAGTATACAAGGCTTATGTTAAGGAGAAAGAAGAAGCTAAAAAAATTTATCAACAG GCTGTATCAAGTGGACAAAGTGCAGCACACGTTGAGCTAAGTGCAAGAGATTCAAAAACATTTACTGTATCTGTAAATATAGAACCTGAAAGCAAAACAATATTTAGACTCACTTACGAAGAACTTCTGCAACGTCAAATCGGAATGTACGAACTCATTATTAACATACATCCTGGACAAACAGTTGATGATCTTGGCGTTCAA gttaacatcaATGAAActaaaccattaacatttgtcAAGACTCCATCTTTACGAACAggaaatgaaataagaaaaaacgaCGATAAACTAGATCCTTCTGCTAAAATTAAGACTATTAATTCAACAAGTGcagttgttaaatttaatccTGATGTAagtgaacaaaaaatgttcgcCCAACATCTTGGTAGTGAAAAGGAAAATGGACTCGCGGGTCAATTTGTTGTTCAATACGACGTCGAAAGGGATCCTGCTGGAGGAGaa GTTTTAGTTCGTGATGGTTATTTTGTGCATTTCTTTGCACCCTCTGATTTGAAACCTTTACAAAAACACGTAGTATTTGTTTTGGATCATAGTGGCAGTATGGGAGGGAATAAGATCGACCAGTTAATAGAAGCtatgcaaaatattttatcagaACTTAAACCCAATGATATATTTCATATTATTCGTTTTGCCAACGGAGCCTCTGTATggaatattacaaaaaataaattttcaagagTTGACTTACTTACAAGTTCGTATGGACAACTTGAGCCTTATTTAAGG GAAACAAAATTACCAGAAGCAGTCGAggcaacaaatgaaaatattgaaaaagctaaaaatattatcaaaGATAAAAGTGATTTGGGTATGACCAATATAATCGCTGGACTAGAAATTGGCttatatttaattaagcgATCCCAAGAAAACTTACCAAATAAATACCAACCGatgattatatttttaacCGACGGTTTACCAAACGTCGGCATGCGGTCTGGCGATCAAATCACGCAAACA GTGACCAAACTAAATTCGGGAAAGAAGCGATCTTCAATTTTCTCACTTTCATTTGGGGCTGGTGCAGATAAAGATTTCCTAAGAAAACTATCCTCCCAGAACTTAGGTTTTTCAAGACATATTTACGAAGCAGCCGACGCTTCCTTACAGTTACAGGACTTTTACAAGCAAATTTCTTCACCTCTATTGAGCGACATTAACTTTAAGTACGTGGATGGAGTTTCAGATGTAACAAAAACTCATTATCCTATTCTATTTAACGGTTCAGAATTAGTTGTGGCAGGAAGGAcaa GTAACAAGTCAGACATATTACTTACCGTTACTAGCATATGTACGACAGGAAGGATTCAGTTCAATGCAAGTAGAAGTGAACCTGTTACTTCGATAGAAAGGTTATGGGCATATTTAACAGTTAGACAGATTCTAAAAGAACGGGAAACTACAGAGAACAAGACAGAATTAACAAAGAAAGCACTTGACTTAGCTTTGAAATATTCATTCGTCACTCCGGTGAGTTCTTTGGTTGTTGTCAAACCAAATAGAACTGATTCTGCGAACACCCAAAATGTAGACGAGTCAAAGTTAG ATAGTCAGGGAAGTCGAATGCTGGGTAGTGGTGCTATGC cCGTTTCAGGTTATTCTGCTAGGTCCAGTTACAATTATAATC CACGCTCATATAATATGGGACCAAGTTCAACAC aTCTTAGAACGCCATCGTTAGCCCAATCATTTG gGTTTCCAGGATATCCTGCACCTCGATtttctcctcaaa GTTTTGTGCCATATACAACTGCTCGAGCTCCACTTTTTAAAACGACCATATCGCCTTCATCAGAAAATT CAACCGTTCCTAAGTGGCTggagcaaataaaaattaaaaatgaaaacataacaACTCCGCAAg gtACGTTCAAATTGGGACAAAGTGGGGACGTAACTGCACATCCTGAATGTTCTAAAACTCCTTTGAATGGTACTGGGGAGTGTACTCTTTTGCATGACTGTCCCGAAGTATTCTCAATGTTGACagatattaatatttatttacaatatttttgtcCACTCGATGA ATATGCTGGAGTGTGCTGTCccaagaaaaataaatcaagacCAGTACCTTaa
- the LOC138131770 gene encoding organic cation transporter protein-like codes for MDKKVAENADIIEKSIGIFGRWHIAVCLIIFLVKFPIAWHQLSIVFLAPPVNFSCESNMTDECSENCTKHIFDKTTFTETIITQWDLVCNRSYLASLAQTVTMLGILFGNMLFGYLSDRFGRRNPIICAVMLQVISGTAAAFTPWFIVFLVLRFLAALATGGTMVISFVLIMELVGLEWRTTLGILYQIPFNLGHLLLPLIAFFLRDWRYYQVAISMPAIILISYYWLLPESPRWLLTTGKKEKAIKVLEKAAHYNRLPTATIKEDVNHYLQKNDINEERHGGNIFDLVRTPIIRTYTICVGFNWFVCGLCFFGSAQYIGQLGGNIFINVALSAVIQIPSTLLSVWAVKAWGRKRTLILSNITAGVSCILIALVPAELTWLKTTLSCVDMFGLTISFPTVYIYSGELFPTVVRNIGVGTSSMCARIGSMAAPFIAGLVLIQPWLPPVVFGVVPLIGAVLCLKLPETLDCRLPDTIEEAEEFAIKGKVHTNQTEMRSQTSD; via the exons ATGGACAAAAAAGTTGCAGAAAACGCAGATATAATTGAAAAATCAATTGGAATCTTTGGAAGATGGCACATCGCGGTTTGTCTGATTATATTTCTCGTAAAATTTCCAATAGCTTGGCATCAGCTCAGCATCGTTTTTCTGGCACCACCagttaatttttcttgtgaAAGCAACATGACTGATGAATGTTCGGAAAACTGtacaaaacacatttttgacaA GACAACATTTACTGAAACAATCATCACCCAATGGGACCTTGTATGCAACAGAAGCTATTTAGCAAGCTTGGCTCAAACTGTCACTATGCTAGGTATTCTTTTTGGAAACATGCTTTTCGGATATTTGTCAGATAGATTTGGGCGAAGGAACCCCATAATTTGCGCCGTCATGTTACAAGTTATTTCTGGTACTGCTGCGGCATTTACTCCATGGTTCATTGTCTTCTTAGTTTTACGGTTTCTGGCGGCTTTAGCAACGGGTGGAACCATGGTTAtaagttttgttttaataatggaATTAGTAG GACTAGAATGGAGAACCACACTTGGAATTCTCTACCAGATCCCCTTCAATCTGGGTCACTTATTGTTACCACTAATTGCGTTTTTCCTTCGAGATTGGCGATATTACCAAGTTGCAATATCTATGCctgcaattattttaatatcatACTACTGGCTTCTTCCAGAATCTCCAAGATGGTTATTAACAACAGGAAAGAAGGAAAAAGCCATTAAAGTTTTAGAAAAAGCTGCGCATTATAACAGACTACCCACAGCTACCATTAAAGAAGATGTCAATCATTACTTGCAAAAGAATGACATCAACGAAGAAAGACACGGAGGCAATATATTTGATTTAGTGCGAACTCCTATAATTAGAACGTACACAATTTGCGTCGGTTTTAATTGGTTTGTGTGTGGTCTTTGTTTTTTTGGAAGTGCTCAGTACATAGGTCAGTTGGGAGGAAATATATTCATAAACGTGGCTTTATCTGCCGTCATACAAATTCCCAGTACCTTGCTTTCGGTTTGGGCTGTGAAAGCTTGGGGACGCAAACGTACCTTAATATTGAGCAATATAACTGCTGGAGTGTCGTGCATTTTAATAGCATTAGTACCCGCTGAATTGACCTGGTTAAAAACTACTTTGAGCTGTGTCGACATGTTCGGTTTAACTATATCCTTTCCAACTGTTTATATTTACTCTGGAGAACTCTTCCCGACAGTTGTCAGAAATATTGGAGTTGGCACTTCATCGATGTGCGCTAGAATCGGTTCTATGGCTGCACCCTTCATTGCAGGACTTGTTTTAATTCAGCCCTGGCTACCACCGGTTGTATTTGGTGTGGTGCCTCTAATTGGAGCTGTCTTATGCCTCAAACTACCGGAAACTTTAGACTGCAGATTGCCAGATACCATAGAAGAAGCTGAAGAATTTGCAATAAAGGGTAAGGTACACACAAACCAAACCGAAATGAGATCTCAAACAAGTGATTAG
- the LOC138131381 gene encoding inter-alpha-trypsin inhibitor heavy chain H4-like isoform X3, whose product MKCVCLTLLFICEIALSIATTDSSSLVVSTTESVKDKENGETDDNPRVNPQIYSMQIESNVSNRYATTLITSKVRNLKKSAAETTFSVILPENAFISEFEMEIDGKVYKAYVKEKEEAKKIYQQAVSSGQSAAHVELSARDSKTFTVSVNIEPESKTIFRLTYEELLQRQIGMYELIINIHPGQTVDDLGVQVNINETKPLTFVKTPSLRTGNEIRKNDDKLDPSAKIKTINSTSAVVKFNPDVSEQKMFAQHLGSEKENGLAGQFVVQYDVERDPAGGEVLVRDGYFVHFFAPSDLKPLQKHVVFVLDHSGSMGGNKIDQLIEAMQNILSELKPNDIFHIIRFANGASVWNITKNKFSRVDLLTSSYGQLEPYLRETKLPEAVEATNENIEKAKNIIKDKSDLGMTNIIAGLEIGLYLIKRSQENLPNKYQPMIIFLTDGLPNVGMRSGDQITQTVTKLNSGKKRSSIFSLSFGAGADKDFLRKLSSQNLGFSRHIYEAADASLQLQDFYKQISSPLLSDINFKYVDGVSDVTKTHYPILFNGSELVVAGRTSNKSDILLTVTSICTTGRIQFNASRSEPVTSIERLWAYLTVRQILKERETTENKTELTKKALDLALKYSFVTPVSSLVVVKPNRTDSANTQNVDESKLDSQGSRMLGSGAMPVSGYSARSSYNYNPRSYNMGPSSTHLMSNRKFWFPGYPAPRFSPQSFVPYTTARAPLFKTTISPSSENSTVPKWLEQIKIKNENITTPQGTFKLGQSGDVTAHPECSKTPLNGTGECTLLHDCPEVFSMLTDINIYLQYFCPLDEYAGVCCPKKNKSRPVP is encoded by the exons ATGAAGTGCGTTTGTCTAACTTTATTGTTTATATGTGAAATAGCATTATCGATTGCCACCACCGATAGCAGCAGTTTGGTGGTATCAACGACTGAATCTGTAAAAGATAAAGAAAATGGAGAAACTGATGAT AACCCTCGGGTTAATCCTCAAATCTACTCAATGCAAATTGAATCTAATGTCAGTAATCGTTACGCGACCACACTTATAACTAGCAAAGTaagaaatttaaagaaaagtgCGGCAGAAACAACGTTTTCTGTAATCTTACCCGAAAATGCATTTATATCGGAATTTGAGATGGAAATCGATGGAAAAGTATACAAGGCTTATGTTAAGGAGAAAGAAGAAGCTAAAAAAATTTATCAACAG GCTGTATCAAGTGGACAAAGTGCAGCACACGTTGAGCTAAGTGCAAGAGATTCAAAAACATTTACTGTATCTGTAAATATAGAACCTGAAAGCAAAACAATATTTAGACTCACTTACGAAGAACTTCTGCAACGTCAAATCGGAATGTACGAACTCATTATTAACATACATCCTGGACAAACAGTTGATGATCTTGGCGTTCAA gttaacatcaATGAAActaaaccattaacatttgtcAAGACTCCATCTTTACGAACAggaaatgaaataagaaaaaacgaCGATAAACTAGATCCTTCTGCTAAAATTAAGACTATTAATTCAACAAGTGcagttgttaaatttaatccTGATGTAagtgaacaaaaaatgttcgcCCAACATCTTGGTAGTGAAAAGGAAAATGGACTCGCGGGTCAATTTGTTGTTCAATACGACGTCGAAAGGGATCCTGCTGGAGGAGaa GTTTTAGTTCGTGATGGTTATTTTGTGCATTTCTTTGCACCCTCTGATTTGAAACCTTTACAAAAACACGTAGTATTTGTTTTGGATCATAGTGGCAGTATGGGAGGGAATAAGATCGACCAGTTAATAGAAGCtatgcaaaatattttatcagaACTTAAACCCAATGATATATTTCATATTATTCGTTTTGCCAACGGAGCCTCTGTATggaatattacaaaaaataaattttcaagagTTGACTTACTTACAAGTTCGTATGGACAACTTGAGCCTTATTTAAGG GAAACAAAATTACCAGAAGCAGTCGAggcaacaaatgaaaatattgaaaaagctaaaaatattatcaaaGATAAAAGTGATTTGGGTATGACCAATATAATCGCTGGACTAGAAATTGGCttatatttaattaagcgATCCCAAGAAAACTTACCAAATAAATACCAACCGatgattatatttttaacCGACGGTTTACCAAACGTCGGCATGCGGTCTGGCGATCAAATCACGCAAACA GTGACCAAACTAAATTCGGGAAAGAAGCGATCTTCAATTTTCTCACTTTCATTTGGGGCTGGTGCAGATAAAGATTTCCTAAGAAAACTATCCTCCCAGAACTTAGGTTTTTCAAGACATATTTACGAAGCAGCCGACGCTTCCTTACAGTTACAGGACTTTTACAAGCAAATTTCTTCACCTCTATTGAGCGACATTAACTTTAAGTACGTGGATGGAGTTTCAGATGTAACAAAAACTCATTATCCTATTCTATTTAACGGTTCAGAATTAGTTGTGGCAGGAAGGAcaa GTAACAAGTCAGACATATTACTTACCGTTACTAGCATATGTACGACAGGAAGGATTCAGTTCAATGCAAGTAGAAGTGAACCTGTTACTTCGATAGAAAGGTTATGGGCATATTTAACAGTTAGACAGATTCTAAAAGAACGGGAAACTACAGAGAACAAGACAGAATTAACAAAGAAAGCACTTGACTTAGCTTTGAAATATTCATTCGTCACTCCGGTGAGTTCTTTGGTTGTTGTCAAACCAAATAGAACTGATTCTGCGAACACCCAAAATGTAGACGAGTCAAAGTTAG ATAGTCAGGGAAGTCGAATGCTGGGTAGTGGTGCTATGC cCGTTTCAGGTTATTCTGCTAGGTCCAGTTACAATTATAATC CACGCTCATATAATATGGGACCAAGTTCAACAC atttaatgtctaacagaaaatttt gGTTTCCAGGATATCCTGCACCTCGATtttctcctcaaa GTTTTGTGCCATATACAACTGCTCGAGCTCCACTTTTTAAAACGACCATATCGCCTTCATCAGAAAATT CAACCGTTCCTAAGTGGCTggagcaaataaaaattaaaaatgaaaacataacaACTCCGCAAg gtACGTTCAAATTGGGACAAAGTGGGGACGTAACTGCACATCCTGAATGTTCTAAAACTCCTTTGAATGGTACTGGGGAGTGTACTCTTTTGCATGACTGTCCCGAAGTATTCTCAATGTTGACagatattaatatttatttacaatatttttgtcCACTCGATGA ATATGCTGGAGTGTGCTGTCccaagaaaaataaatcaagacCAGTACCTTaa
- the LOC138131381 gene encoding inter-alpha-trypsin inhibitor heavy chain H4-like isoform X1, whose protein sequence is MKCVCLTLLFICEIALSIATTDSSSLVVSTTESVKDKENGETDDNPRVNPQIYSMQIESNVSNRYATTLITSKVRNLKKSAAETTFSVILPENAFISEFEMEIDGKVYKAYVKEKEEAKKIYQQAVSSGQSAAHVELSARDSKTFTVSVNIEPESKTIFRLTYEELLQRQIGMYELIINIHPGQTVDDLGVQVNINETKPLTFVKTPSLRTGNEIRKNDDKLDPSAKIKTINSTSAVVKFNPDVSEQKMFAQHLGSEKENGLAGQFVVQYDVERDPAGGEVLVRDGYFVHFFAPSDLKPLQKHVVFVLDHSGSMGGNKIDQLIEAMQNILSELKPNDIFHIIRFANGASVWNITKNKFSRVDLLTSSYGQLEPYLRETKLPEAVEATNENIEKAKNIIKDKSDLGMTNIIAGLEIGLYLIKRSQENLPNKYQPMIIFLTDGLPNVGMRSGDQITQTVTKLNSGKKRSSIFSLSFGAGADKDFLRKLSSQNLGFSRHIYEAADASLQLQDFYKQISSPLLSDINFKYVDGVSDVTKTHYPILFNGSELVVAGRTSNKSDILLTVTSICTTGRIQFNASRSEPVTSIERLWAYLTVRQILKERETTENKTELTKKALDLALKYSFVTPVSSLVVVKPNRTDSANTQNVDESKLDSQGSRMLGSGAMPVSGYSARSSYNYNPRSYNMGPSSTHLMSNRKFYLRTPSLAQSFGFPGYPAPRFSPQSFVPYTTARAPLFKTTISPSSENSTVPKWLEQIKIKNENITTPQGTFKLGQSGDVTAHPECSKTPLNGTGECTLLHDCPEVFSMLTDINIYLQYFCPLDEYAGVCCPKKNKSRPVP, encoded by the exons ATGAAGTGCGTTTGTCTAACTTTATTGTTTATATGTGAAATAGCATTATCGATTGCCACCACCGATAGCAGCAGTTTGGTGGTATCAACGACTGAATCTGTAAAAGATAAAGAAAATGGAGAAACTGATGAT AACCCTCGGGTTAATCCTCAAATCTACTCAATGCAAATTGAATCTAATGTCAGTAATCGTTACGCGACCACACTTATAACTAGCAAAGTaagaaatttaaagaaaagtgCGGCAGAAACAACGTTTTCTGTAATCTTACCCGAAAATGCATTTATATCGGAATTTGAGATGGAAATCGATGGAAAAGTATACAAGGCTTATGTTAAGGAGAAAGAAGAAGCTAAAAAAATTTATCAACAG GCTGTATCAAGTGGACAAAGTGCAGCACACGTTGAGCTAAGTGCAAGAGATTCAAAAACATTTACTGTATCTGTAAATATAGAACCTGAAAGCAAAACAATATTTAGACTCACTTACGAAGAACTTCTGCAACGTCAAATCGGAATGTACGAACTCATTATTAACATACATCCTGGACAAACAGTTGATGATCTTGGCGTTCAA gttaacatcaATGAAActaaaccattaacatttgtcAAGACTCCATCTTTACGAACAggaaatgaaataagaaaaaacgaCGATAAACTAGATCCTTCTGCTAAAATTAAGACTATTAATTCAACAAGTGcagttgttaaatttaatccTGATGTAagtgaacaaaaaatgttcgcCCAACATCTTGGTAGTGAAAAGGAAAATGGACTCGCGGGTCAATTTGTTGTTCAATACGACGTCGAAAGGGATCCTGCTGGAGGAGaa GTTTTAGTTCGTGATGGTTATTTTGTGCATTTCTTTGCACCCTCTGATTTGAAACCTTTACAAAAACACGTAGTATTTGTTTTGGATCATAGTGGCAGTATGGGAGGGAATAAGATCGACCAGTTAATAGAAGCtatgcaaaatattttatcagaACTTAAACCCAATGATATATTTCATATTATTCGTTTTGCCAACGGAGCCTCTGTATggaatattacaaaaaataaattttcaagagTTGACTTACTTACAAGTTCGTATGGACAACTTGAGCCTTATTTAAGG GAAACAAAATTACCAGAAGCAGTCGAggcaacaaatgaaaatattgaaaaagctaaaaatattatcaaaGATAAAAGTGATTTGGGTATGACCAATATAATCGCTGGACTAGAAATTGGCttatatttaattaagcgATCCCAAGAAAACTTACCAAATAAATACCAACCGatgattatatttttaacCGACGGTTTACCAAACGTCGGCATGCGGTCTGGCGATCAAATCACGCAAACA GTGACCAAACTAAATTCGGGAAAGAAGCGATCTTCAATTTTCTCACTTTCATTTGGGGCTGGTGCAGATAAAGATTTCCTAAGAAAACTATCCTCCCAGAACTTAGGTTTTTCAAGACATATTTACGAAGCAGCCGACGCTTCCTTACAGTTACAGGACTTTTACAAGCAAATTTCTTCACCTCTATTGAGCGACATTAACTTTAAGTACGTGGATGGAGTTTCAGATGTAACAAAAACTCATTATCCTATTCTATTTAACGGTTCAGAATTAGTTGTGGCAGGAAGGAcaa GTAACAAGTCAGACATATTACTTACCGTTACTAGCATATGTACGACAGGAAGGATTCAGTTCAATGCAAGTAGAAGTGAACCTGTTACTTCGATAGAAAGGTTATGGGCATATTTAACAGTTAGACAGATTCTAAAAGAACGGGAAACTACAGAGAACAAGACAGAATTAACAAAGAAAGCACTTGACTTAGCTTTGAAATATTCATTCGTCACTCCGGTGAGTTCTTTGGTTGTTGTCAAACCAAATAGAACTGATTCTGCGAACACCCAAAATGTAGACGAGTCAAAGTTAG ATAGTCAGGGAAGTCGAATGCTGGGTAGTGGTGCTATGC cCGTTTCAGGTTATTCTGCTAGGTCCAGTTACAATTATAATC CACGCTCATATAATATGGGACCAAGTTCAACAC atttaatgtctaacagaaaatttt aTCTTAGAACGCCATCGTTAGCCCAATCATTTG gGTTTCCAGGATATCCTGCACCTCGATtttctcctcaaa GTTTTGTGCCATATACAACTGCTCGAGCTCCACTTTTTAAAACGACCATATCGCCTTCATCAGAAAATT CAACCGTTCCTAAGTGGCTggagcaaataaaaattaaaaatgaaaacataacaACTCCGCAAg gtACGTTCAAATTGGGACAAAGTGGGGACGTAACTGCACATCCTGAATGTTCTAAAACTCCTTTGAATGGTACTGGGGAGTGTACTCTTTTGCATGACTGTCCCGAAGTATTCTCAATGTTGACagatattaatatttatttacaatatttttgtcCACTCGATGA ATATGCTGGAGTGTGCTGTCccaagaaaaataaatcaagacCAGTACCTTaa